A window of the Natronomonas salina genome harbors these coding sequences:
- a CDS encoding ABC transporter ATP-binding protein, producing MSDRTEEPIVRVEGLTKHYDATGGFVDRLLGHEEIVRAVDDVDLELREGETLGVVGESGCGKTSLGRAMLQLIEPTSGSVYYRDEDLTEMSKGRLREVRKDLQYIFQDPFSSLNPRMTVGDIIGEPLDIHDLASGQDRTNRIHDLLETVGLNASHAHRYPHEFSGGQRQRIGIARALAVDPEVIICDEPVSALDVSVQAQILNLLEDLQAEFGLSYVFIAHDLSVVEHISDRIAVMYLGEIAEIGETPEVFEPPYHPYTEALLSAIPEPDPLWEGDQILLSGNVPSPIDPPSGCRFHTRCPQVIQPEDVDVPQGEWRALMDLKIRLADADGLETVTARAADADGTDPAEAPETALEARVREEFDLPERLSDPSLREAFADAVARLEDGDVDAAHEALRAAVRSPCEHEDPALVDVTDTHRVACLRFEEGYPDPGEVPDRATDPTTGTGDD from the coding sequence GTGAGTGACCGAACCGAGGAGCCGATCGTCCGGGTCGAGGGGCTGACGAAGCACTACGACGCCACCGGCGGCTTCGTCGACCGGCTCCTCGGCCACGAGGAGATCGTCCGGGCCGTCGACGACGTCGACCTCGAGCTCCGCGAGGGCGAGACCCTCGGCGTGGTCGGCGAGTCCGGCTGCGGGAAGACGTCGCTGGGACGGGCGATGCTCCAGTTGATCGAGCCCACGTCGGGCTCGGTCTACTACCGCGACGAGGACCTCACGGAGATGTCGAAGGGGCGGCTCAGGGAGGTCCGGAAGGACCTGCAGTACATCTTCCAGGACCCCTTCTCGAGTCTGAACCCCCGGATGACCGTCGGCGACATCATCGGCGAGCCGCTGGACATCCACGACCTGGCGTCGGGCCAGGACCGTACGAACCGTATCCACGACCTCCTGGAGACCGTGGGGCTGAACGCGAGCCACGCCCACCGCTACCCCCACGAGTTCTCCGGCGGGCAGCGCCAGCGCATCGGCATCGCGCGGGCGCTGGCCGTCGACCCCGAGGTCATCATCTGCGACGAGCCGGTGTCGGCCCTCGACGTCTCCGTGCAGGCGCAGATCCTCAACCTGCTGGAGGACCTCCAGGCGGAGTTCGGGCTCTCGTACGTCTTCATCGCCCACGACCTCTCGGTCGTCGAGCACATCTCCGACCGCATCGCCGTGATGTACCTCGGCGAGATCGCCGAGATCGGCGAGACGCCGGAGGTCTTCGAGCCGCCGTACCACCCCTACACGGAAGCGCTGCTGTCGGCCATCCCGGAGCCCGACCCCCTCTGGGAGGGCGACCAGATCCTGCTGTCGGGGAACGTCCCCTCGCCCATCGACCCGCCGTCGGGCTGCCGGTTCCACACGCGCTGCCCGCAGGTCATCCAGCCCGAGGACGTCGACGTCCCCCAGGGCGAGTGGCGCGCGCTGATGGACCTCAAGATACGGCTGGCCGACGCCGACGGCCTCGAGACGGTGACCGCTCGCGCCGCGGACGCCGACGGAACCGACCCCGCCGAGGCCCCGGAGACCGCCCTCGAGGCGCGCGTCCGCGAGGAGTTCGACCTGCCGGAGCGGCTCTCCGATCCGTCGCTCCGGGAGGCCTTCGCCGACGCCGTGGCACGCCTCGAGGACGGCGACGTCGACGCCGCCCACGAGGCGCTGCGCGCGGCCGTCCGCTCGCCCTGCGAGCACGAGGACCCCGCGCTGGTGGACGTCACCGACACCCACCGGGTCGCCTGCCTCCGCTTCGAGGAGGGGTACCCGGACCCCGGCGAGGTGCCGGACCGGGCGACCGACCCCACGACGGGGACCGGCGACGACTGA
- a CDS encoding ABC transporter substrate-binding protein has translation MTDDANNRYDVSRRTLMKGAGAAGLGSMAGCTDLGLGGDEGTTTLYFAQEKGPLEFDPIVLNDVPSAQISERIFQGLFTYSEGTEIVPELAAGEPEVERDGTRYIVEIKEDAEFQNGDPVTAEDAAYSLTAPVQEETENAAEVDMIDSAEAIDEKTVQFDLGFPYAAFDTTLLFNIVPKSVREEDKTAFNEEEPVGSGPFQFVEYTQEESATIEAWDDYWGEESPEVDEVVWTGIPDGTTRLTSLQNGENDIIETVPPDLYSELENSDEAEIMSSPSIGYYYLAFNCNEGPATDQRVREAVDYCFSMDEAVSNHIEPAGVRQYSPIPAAVAEQWEFPTDEWANVPHEKDIDAAMSLFEEAGVDSDYEWRIIVPPDDLREQLGVSVSNGLQEAGYDASVQRLDWGAFSDQYISGNEDDYNIYALGWSGSPDPEAFTYYLFDQEVEGVTNGTFWQNDEINGENGLIRQARETPDREQRREMYIEAINTTLEERPHLPGYALANSYGVRNYVEGFQSHPDSATIPIAQEYTTVSIGER, from the coding sequence ATGACCGACGACGCCAACAACCGATACGACGTCTCCCGTCGGACGCTGATGAAGGGGGCCGGCGCGGCCGGTCTCGGTTCCATGGCCGGCTGTACCGACCTCGGCCTGGGCGGTGACGAGGGCACCACGACCCTCTACTTCGCACAGGAGAAGGGCCCACTCGAGTTCGACCCGATCGTGCTCAACGACGTCCCGTCCGCACAGATCTCCGAGCGGATCTTCCAGGGACTGTTCACCTACTCCGAGGGCACCGAGATCGTCCCGGAGCTGGCGGCCGGCGAGCCCGAAGTAGAACGCGACGGTACCCGTTACATCGTCGAGATCAAGGAGGACGCCGAGTTCCAGAACGGCGACCCCGTCACCGCCGAGGACGCCGCCTACTCCCTGACCGCGCCGGTCCAGGAGGAGACCGAGAACGCCGCGGAGGTCGACATGATCGACTCCGCGGAGGCCATCGACGAGAAGACCGTCCAGTTCGACCTGGGATTCCCGTACGCGGCCTTCGATACGACGCTACTGTTCAACATCGTCCCGAAGTCCGTCCGCGAGGAGGACAAGACCGCGTTCAACGAGGAGGAACCGGTCGGCTCCGGTCCCTTCCAGTTCGTCGAGTACACCCAGGAGGAGTCCGCGACCATCGAGGCGTGGGACGACTACTGGGGCGAGGAGTCCCCCGAGGTCGACGAGGTCGTCTGGACGGGCATCCCGGACGGCACGACCCGGCTGACCTCCCTCCAGAACGGCGAGAACGACATCATCGAGACCGTCCCGCCGGACCTCTACTCCGAACTCGAGAACAGCGACGAGGCCGAGATCATGTCGTCGCCGTCCATCGGCTACTACTACCTCGCGTTCAACTGCAACGAGGGACCGGCGACCGACCAGCGCGTCCGCGAGGCGGTCGACTACTGCTTCTCGATGGACGAGGCCGTCTCGAACCACATCGAGCCGGCCGGGGTCCGGCAGTACAGCCCCATCCCGGCGGCCGTCGCCGAGCAGTGGGAGTTCCCGACCGACGAGTGGGCGAACGTCCCCCACGAGAAGGACATCGACGCCGCGATGAGCCTCTTCGAGGAGGCGGGCGTCGACTCCGACTACGAGTGGCGGATCATCGTCCCGCCGGACGACCTCCGCGAGCAGCTGGGTGTCTCCGTCAGTAACGGCCTGCAGGAGGCCGGCTACGACGCGTCGGTCCAGCGGCTCGACTGGGGCGCGTTCAGCGACCAGTACATCTCCGGCAACGAGGACGACTACAACATCTACGCGCTCGGCTGGTCCGGAAGCCCGGACCCCGAGGCGTTCACCTACTACCTCTTCGACCAGGAGGTCGAGGGGGTCACCAACGGGACGTTCTGGCAGAACGACGAGATCAACGGCGAGAACGGGCTCATCCGGCAGGCCCGCGAGACGCCGGACCGCGAGCAGCGCCGCGAGATGTACATCGAGGCCATCAACACGACCCTCGAGGAGCGGCCCCACCTGCCGGGCTACGCACTGGCGAACAGCTACGGCGTGCGGAACTACGTCGAGGGGTTCCAGTCGCACCCCGACTCGGCGACCATCCCCATCGCCCAGGAGTACACCACGGTCTCCATCGGCGAGCGGTAA
- a CDS encoding ABC transporter permease: MGLLRYTLWRVGQTIPVIVGIVTITFLLSNAIPGDPVRIMLGPTPSAELVEQIQAKYGLDQPLHVRYWNYISGVAQGDLGYSIHYDRPVTEVIAQRLPVTLILMVSAFAFAIATAVPLGMISAKRRNKPTDHLSRVFALVGVSTPSFWIGLVLIILLSYQLNLFPSSGMILPWADPTDVRGATNQLGVVLLSAYHLVLPTIALGTLQMAAITRIERSSMVESLHAEYVKLARAYGVSERTILRKHAFRVAQLPVITIIGLQLSSILGGAVLIETVFNINGMGRLIIQAVQANDYQLVMGTTIVFGLSFLVGVIITDISYAYIDPRVSYGER, encoded by the coding sequence GTGGGACTACTGAGATACACACTCTGGCGCGTCGGCCAGACGATCCCGGTGATCGTCGGCATCGTGACGATAACGTTCCTCCTGTCGAACGCCATCCCCGGCGATCCCGTCCGGATCATGCTCGGGCCGACGCCGAGCGCCGAACTCGTCGAGCAGATACAGGCCAAGTACGGGCTCGACCAGCCCCTCCACGTGCGCTACTGGAACTACATCAGCGGCGTCGCCCAGGGTGACCTCGGGTACAGCATCCACTACGACCGCCCGGTCACCGAGGTCATCGCCCAGCGGCTCCCGGTGACGCTGATACTCATGGTCTCGGCGTTCGCCTTCGCCATCGCGACGGCCGTCCCGCTGGGGATGATCTCGGCGAAGCGCCGGAACAAGCCGACCGACCACCTCTCGCGGGTCTTCGCGCTCGTCGGCGTCTCGACGCCGTCCTTCTGGATCGGCCTCGTTCTCATCATCCTGCTGTCCTACCAGCTGAACCTGTTCCCCTCCTCGGGGATGATACTGCCGTGGGCCGACCCGACCGACGTCAGGGGCGCGACCAACCAGCTCGGGGTGGTGTTGCTCTCGGCGTACCACCTGGTGCTGCCGACGATCGCCCTCGGGACGCTGCAGATGGCCGCCATCACGCGCATCGAGCGCTCCTCGATGGTCGAGTCGCTGCACGCCGAGTACGTGAAGCTGGCCCGCGCCTACGGCGTCTCCGAGCGGACGATCCTCCGCAAGCACGCCTTCCGCGTGGCCCAGCTACCCGTCATCACCATCATCGGGCTGCAGCTGAGCTCGATCCTCGGCGGGGCCGTCCTCATCGAGACGGTCTTCAACATCAACGGCATGGGGCGGCTCATCATCCAGGCGGTACAGGCCAACGACTACCAGCTCGTGATGGGGACGACCATCGTCTTCGGGCTGTCGTTCCTGGTGGGCGTCATCATCACGGACATCTCCTACGCGTACATCGACCCGCGCGTCAGCTACGGTGAACGATAA
- a CDS encoding ABC transporter permease encodes MAIGESQTDETGTGGPAEVEADVGLRYTIKQIRRDTSARIALYVIAFISAVAVYATIDAVLLNYAIAEQYLYHPERDLSNTQRLLPPPGMENNFGQGTWAHPLGTDDRGRDVLVRLIYGTRIAITVGFLSTVIGLVGGTIIGAVSGYYGGWVDDALQRIVETIYAIPFLVLVIAFMAAFGRSLTYAMIGVGITSIPVFNRLIRSRVVSVREEDYIEAAKAAGVKDRHIILRHVIPNSFAPVLVQATLQIGIAILIIAGLSFLGYGAQPPTPSWGQMLNKAAQGGRMVSAPTFSIWPGLAILITVVAFNLFGDGLQDALDPRIDN; translated from the coding sequence ATGGCTATCGGCGAATCCCAGACCGACGAGACCGGCACCGGCGGCCCCGCGGAGGTCGAGGCCGACGTCGGCCTCCGATATACGATCAAGCAGATCAGACGCGACACCTCCGCACGGATCGCACTCTACGTCATCGCCTTCATCTCGGCGGTGGCCGTCTACGCGACGATCGACGCGGTCCTCCTGAACTACGCGATCGCCGAGCAGTACCTCTACCACCCCGAGCGCGACCTGTCGAACACCCAGCGACTGCTGCCGCCGCCGGGGATGGAGAACAACTTCGGGCAGGGGACCTGGGCCCACCCCCTCGGCACCGACGACCGGGGCCGCGATGTGCTGGTGCGGCTCATCTACGGGACCCGCATCGCCATCACCGTCGGCTTCCTGTCGACCGTCATCGGGCTCGTCGGCGGGACGATCATCGGCGCCGTCTCCGGCTACTACGGCGGCTGGGTCGACGACGCCCTCCAGCGCATCGTCGAGACCATCTACGCCATCCCGTTTCTCGTCCTCGTCATCGCGTTCATGGCCGCCTTCGGACGCAGCCTCACGTACGCGATGATCGGCGTCGGCATCACCTCGATCCCCGTCTTCAACCGCCTCATCCGCTCGCGCGTCGTCTCCGTCCGCGAGGAGGACTACATCGAGGCGGCGAAGGCCGCCGGCGTCAAGGACCGCCACATCATCCTCCGGCACGTCATCCCGAACAGCTTCGCGCCGGTGCTGGTGCAGGCGACCCTGCAGATTGGGATCGCCATCCTCATCATCGCCGGGCTGTCGTTCCTCGGCTACGGCGCCCAGCCGCCAACCCCGTCGTGGGGGCAGATGCTCAACAAGGCCGCTCAGGGCGGCCGGATGGTGTCGGCGCCGACGTTCAGCATCTGGCCCGGCCTCGCCATCCTGATCACGGTGGTCGCGTTCAACCTCTTCGGCGACGGCCTGCAGGACGCCCTCGATCCACGGATTGACAACTGA
- a CDS encoding ABC transporter ATP-binding protein, whose product MSDPLLRVENLKTQFFTEAGTVRAVDGISFDVHEGEIVGLVGESGAGKSVAAMSLLRLVESPGRIVDGRVEFRGETLIEFEAGPDGDPQPTDAMLSDEDMRTRIRGREIAIIFQDPMESLNPVFTVGGQLREFIELNRDLSGAEAREEAVTMLREVGIPDPETRYHEYPHQFSGGQRQRVLIAMALACEPSLIVADEPTTALDVTVESQILSLVDELQRRYDTSFIWVTHDLSVVAQLCDRVNVMYLGEIVEQAEVDDLFYDTKHPYTEALLNSMPRPDQTIEELEPIEGVMPEAIQPPPGCRFHPRCPDAREVCREVRPDCRSVVDAAAGEDDHRAACVKHDAFDVDYEGSEPLDVDAGSGFTAGLQEEESHE is encoded by the coding sequence ATGAGTGACCCACTACTCCGCGTCGAGAACCTCAAGACGCAGTTCTTCACGGAAGCCGGTACAGTTCGCGCCGTCGACGGCATCTCCTTCGACGTCCACGAGGGCGAGATCGTCGGCCTCGTCGGCGAGTCCGGCGCCGGCAAGAGCGTGGCGGCGATGAGCCTGCTGCGCCTCGTCGAGTCGCCCGGCCGGATCGTCGACGGCCGCGTCGAGTTCCGAGGCGAGACCCTCATCGAGTTCGAGGCGGGCCCCGACGGCGACCCGCAGCCGACCGACGCGATGCTCTCCGACGAGGATATGCGCACGCGGATCCGCGGCCGCGAAATAGCCATCATCTTCCAGGACCCGATGGAGTCGCTGAATCCGGTGTTCACCGTCGGCGGCCAGCTCCGGGAGTTCATCGAACTTAACCGCGACCTCTCGGGGGCCGAGGCCAGGGAGGAGGCCGTCACGATGCTCCGGGAGGTCGGCATCCCGGATCCCGAGACCCGCTACCACGAGTACCCCCACCAGTTCTCCGGCGGCCAGCGGCAGCGGGTGCTCATCGCGATGGCGCTGGCCTGCGAGCCGTCGCTCATCGTCGCCGACGAGCCGACGACGGCCCTGGACGTCACCGTCGAGAGCCAGATCCTCTCGCTGGTCGACGAGCTACAGCGCCGCTACGACACCTCCTTCATCTGGGTCACCCACGACCTCTCGGTGGTCGCCCAGCTCTGCGACCGCGTCAACGTCATGTACCTCGGCGAGATCGTCGAGCAGGCGGAGGTCGACGACCTGTTCTACGACACCAAGCACCCCTACACCGAGGCGCTGCTGAACTCGATGCCCCGGCCCGACCAGACCATCGAGGAACTGGAGCCGATCGAGGGCGTGATGCCGGAGGCGATCCAGCCGCCGCCGGGCTGTCGGTTCCACCCTCGCTGCCCGGACGCCCGGGAGGTCTGCCGGGAGGTCCGGCCGGACTGCCGCAGCGTCGTCGACGCGGCGGCCGGCGAGGACGACCACCGGGCGGCCTGCGTGAAGCACGACGCCTTCGACGTCGACTACGAGGGCAGCGAACCGCTGGACGTCGACGCCGGCAGCGGCTTCACCGCCGGCCTCCAGGAGGAGGAGAGCCATGAGTGA
- a CDS encoding ABC transporter ATP-binding protein, with translation MSDTEDPLVRVEGLSKYYSGDAGFFGGWGIDTDEFPPLVRNANPVQAVEDVSFEIKQGETLGLVGESGCGKSTLARTIIRLLEPTDGRVYFKGRNLTDLSGEEMRRMREDIQMIFQDPQSSLDPRMKIGPIVEEPMKAHGLPESDPDVSTRAEVDNRTPHEATVHVDDDVDVAVATAGGVATVHVTIREVEPETDADDEGDAEPEVVAETDAEHLGTDVDFDGETVSVRVSVDASKAALRRARAKDLLEKVGLDPQHYNRHPHAFSGGQRQRVNLARALSVNPDFIVCDEPVSALDVSIQAQVLNTMQELQEEFGLTYLFIAHDLSVIRHISDRVAVMYLGQLVELADKEELFENPQHPYTRALLESIPAPDPRTTETRAPLEGDVPSPSNPPSGCRFRTRCPKLIAPEEYDFREGEWEQTRRFMRAVDRRSFESADAAALRQRFFDGAEPGGAAGDVVGEAIDLVADGQWAEATELLKTEFAKKSVCAREEPAYEVPTAYGDDVHFAACHLHRGEAGVRDLRGTDAPPEAADD, from the coding sequence ATGAGTGACACCGAGGACCCCCTGGTCCGCGTCGAGGGCCTGTCGAAGTACTACTCGGGCGACGCCGGCTTCTTCGGCGGCTGGGGGATCGACACCGACGAGTTCCCGCCGCTGGTGCGGAACGCCAACCCCGTCCAGGCCGTCGAGGACGTCTCCTTCGAGATCAAGCAGGGCGAGACGCTGGGGCTGGTCGGCGAGTCCGGCTGCGGGAAGTCGACGCTCGCCCGGACGATCATCCGGCTGCTGGAGCCGACCGACGGCCGCGTCTACTTCAAGGGCCGGAACCTCACCGACCTGAGCGGCGAGGAGATGCGGCGGATGCGCGAGGACATCCAGATGATCTTCCAGGACCCGCAGTCCTCGCTGGACCCCCGGATGAAGATCGGCCCGATCGTCGAGGAGCCGATGAAGGCCCACGGCCTGCCCGAGTCCGACCCGGACGTCTCGACGCGCGCCGAGGTCGACAACCGGACGCCCCACGAGGCGACGGTCCACGTCGACGACGACGTCGACGTCGCGGTCGCGACCGCCGGCGGCGTCGCGACCGTCCACGTCACGATCCGCGAGGTCGAACCCGAGACGGACGCAGACGACGAGGGCGACGCGGAGCCGGAGGTCGTCGCCGAGACCGACGCGGAGCACCTGGGGACCGACGTCGACTTCGACGGCGAGACCGTCTCGGTGCGGGTGTCGGTCGACGCCTCGAAGGCGGCACTCAGGCGTGCGCGCGCGAAGGACCTCCTGGAGAAGGTCGGTCTCGACCCCCAGCACTACAACCGCCATCCCCACGCCTTCTCCGGCGGCCAGCGCCAGCGTGTCAACCTCGCGCGGGCGCTGTCGGTCAACCCCGACTTCATCGTCTGCGACGAGCCGGTGTCGGCCCTCGACGTCTCCATCCAGGCGCAGGTGCTGAACACGATGCAGGAGCTCCAGGAGGAGTTCGGGCTCACCTACCTGTTCATCGCCCACGACCTGAGCGTCATCCGCCACATCTCAGACCGGGTGGCGGTGATGTACCTCGGCCAGCTCGTCGAGCTCGCCGACAAGGAGGAACTCTTCGAGAACCCCCAGCACCCCTACACGCGAGCGCTGCTGGAGTCCATCCCGGCGCCGGACCCGCGGACGACGGAGACGCGGGCGCCCCTGGAGGGCGACGTCCCCAGCCCGTCGAACCCGCCGTCGGGTTGCCGGTTCCGCACCCGATGTCCGAAGCTCATCGCACCCGAGGAGTACGACTTCCGCGAGGGCGAGTGGGAACAGACCCGTCGGTTCATGCGCGCGGTCGACCGGCGCTCCTTCGAGTCGGCCGACGCCGCCGCGCTCCGCCAGCGGTTCTTCGACGGCGCCGAACCGGGCGGCGCCGCCGGCGACGTGGTCGGGGAGGCCATCGACCTGGTCGCAGACGGGCAGTGGGCGGAGGCCACGGAGCTACTGAAGACCGAGTTCGCCAAGAAGAGCGTCTGCGCCCGCGAGGAACCGGCCTACGAGGTGCCGACGGCGTACGGCGACGACGTCCACTTCGCGGCCTGCCACCTGCACCGCGGCGAGGCCGGGGTCCGCGACCTCCGGGGTACCGACGCGCCCCCAGAGGCCGCCGACGACTGA
- a CDS encoding ferredoxin: protein MPDEPVDPSEIGEADAPPVEEAPYKIVFEANKCIAAGKCAEVSANWEMDLATGIAKPDVYFFGEDDLEHNVRAAEVCPAKKDRGVIHVVDRRTNEEIAPDPEGDGTLSVDW from the coding sequence ATGCCCGACGAACCCGTCGACCCGAGCGAGATCGGCGAAGCCGACGCCCCGCCGGTCGAGGAGGCACCGTACAAGATCGTCTTCGAGGCGAACAAGTGCATCGCGGCCGGCAAGTGCGCCGAGGTCTCCGCCAACTGGGAGATGGACCTCGCGACCGGCATCGCGAAGCCGGACGTCTACTTCTTCGGCGAGGACGACCTCGAGCACAACGTCCGCGCCGCCGAGGTCTGCCCTGCGAAGAAGGACCGCGGCGTCATCCACGTCGTCGACCGCCGGACGAACGAGGAGATCGCGCCCGACCCCGAGGGCGACGGGACGCTGTCGGTCGACTGGTGA
- a CDS encoding potassium transporter TrkA gives MIAGGLAGLPIGENVFVDLARTVVLTAFAGVLGAAIGLVHRWYARQRVPDGLSVLVGLSGVALYLNTAGALGDVVGGRQDLLAVDAAVFNVVTFFVAGVAAAAGGRGGDRFAAGVFAVSGARSVERDVSRIVRSVGRVTTVEIPDEIADIDGYDPVDAETKAQLAGEVLVFPRRLTHAELRERFVERLRTDYGVGQVDVDFADDGTVEYLAVGSREAGIGPTLPPGTAAVAVTADPPNNASPGDAVQVWTAGDPDGETAPKRVTNAELRGTVDDVATLAMDEPEARRLDVESRYRLVTLPVEARVDREFAAQLRAAEETLSVVTIAADSVLANATVGALDIAVVALRTDAGDLEAIPPRTRTLVAGETVYAIGRPDRLRRLEAAAGGPDAATPPDVGASR, from the coding sequence GTGATCGCCGGCGGCCTCGCGGGGCTGCCGATCGGCGAGAACGTCTTCGTCGACCTCGCGCGGACGGTCGTCCTCACCGCCTTCGCGGGGGTCCTCGGGGCCGCCATCGGGCTGGTCCACCGCTGGTACGCCCGACAGCGGGTCCCGGACGGCCTGTCCGTCCTCGTCGGGCTCAGCGGGGTCGCGCTGTACCTGAACACCGCCGGCGCCCTCGGGGACGTGGTCGGCGGCCGCCAGGACCTGCTGGCGGTCGACGCCGCCGTCTTCAACGTGGTCACGTTCTTCGTTGCGGGCGTCGCCGCCGCCGCCGGCGGACGGGGCGGCGACCGGTTCGCCGCCGGCGTCTTCGCCGTCTCCGGCGCCCGGTCGGTCGAGCGCGACGTCAGCCGCATCGTCAGGAGCGTCGGTCGGGTCACGACGGTGGAGATCCCCGACGAGATCGCCGACATCGACGGCTACGACCCCGTCGACGCCGAGACGAAGGCGCAACTCGCCGGCGAGGTGCTGGTGTTCCCGCGTCGGCTGACCCACGCCGAGCTCCGAGAGCGGTTCGTCGAGCGGCTCCGGACCGACTACGGCGTCGGCCAGGTCGACGTCGACTTCGCCGACGACGGGACCGTCGAGTACCTCGCCGTCGGCAGCCGCGAGGCGGGCATCGGGCCGACGCTCCCGCCGGGCACCGCGGCCGTGGCCGTCACGGCCGACCCGCCGAACAACGCGAGCCCGGGCGACGCCGTCCAGGTGTGGACCGCCGGCGACCCCGACGGCGAGACGGCGCCGAAGCGGGTGACGAACGCGGAGCTCCGGGGGACGGTCGACGACGTCGCGACGCTCGCGATGGACGAACCGGAGGCCCGCCGCCTCGACGTGGAGTCCCGCTACCGGCTCGTCACGCTGCCGGTCGAGGCCCGGGTCGACCGGGAGTTCGCCGCCCAGTTGCGCGCCGCCGAGGAGACGCTGAGCGTCGTCACGATCGCCGCGGACAGCGTCCTCGCCAACGCGACCGTCGGCGCCCTCGACATCGCGGTTGTCGCCCTGCGGACCGACGCCGGGGACCTCGAGGCCATCCCGCCGCGGACGCGGACGCTCGTGGCCGGCGAGACGGTCTACGCCATCGGCCGCCCCGACCGGCTCCGGAGGCTGGAGGCGGCCGCCGGCGGCCCCGACGCCGCGACGCCGCCGGACGTCGGCGCTAGTCGGTAG
- a CDS encoding potassium channel family protein: MTQPLPVEVLLGIYLGILTGIFPALVAWGLGFLFKYFTGVSIPGFGVVVLALGLAGINGGLLALADPTVLQSGYRVVVALIVVLMMSLYAHAKGDAMGTTFPKRLTLQSLRDRTLSSDVVEFVGSRGEVTVEVVGEVADMEGYPPLPPATRTAIKTGEWRLPADLPLSELENRFADRLRTELDLADVSVAIDERGRATVVAAPPLSGISKRVPAGHRAVSVEALVPTGMARGDEVVVLADDVAVEGTVIAARSGEKKPEQPAADGGTTDKAALPPVVTAAPTTTGGEGRVTVAVPRKDAETLLGVRRGKVVVTARGTHREFELVSLLRRAGKRFRKRTIRPNGPLDGTTLGEANLRTTYGVAVLAVKRPDGWVVAPRGGTELHAGDELFAVGTSDALEAFEEVAA, from the coding sequence ATGACCCAACCGCTCCCCGTCGAGGTCCTGCTGGGGATCTACCTCGGCATCCTGACGGGCATCTTCCCCGCGCTGGTGGCGTGGGGGCTGGGGTTCCTCTTCAAGTACTTCACGGGGGTGTCCATCCCGGGGTTCGGTGTCGTCGTCCTCGCCCTGGGGCTGGCGGGCATCAACGGCGGCCTGCTGGCGCTGGCCGACCCCACCGTCCTGCAGTCCGGCTACCGCGTCGTCGTCGCGCTCATCGTCGTCCTCATGATGTCGCTGTACGCACACGCGAAGGGCGACGCGATGGGCACGACCTTCCCCAAGCGGCTCACGTTGCAGTCCCTGCGCGACCGGACGCTCTCCAGCGACGTCGTCGAGTTCGTCGGCTCCCGCGGCGAGGTGACCGTCGAGGTGGTCGGCGAGGTCGCCGACATGGAGGGGTACCCGCCGCTGCCGCCGGCCACCCGGACGGCCATCAAGACGGGCGAGTGGCGCCTCCCCGCCGACCTCCCGCTCTCCGAACTGGAGAACCGGTTCGCCGACCGCCTGCGGACGGAACTGGACCTCGCGGACGTCTCCGTCGCCATCGACGAGCGCGGCCGGGCGACGGTCGTCGCCGCGCCGCCGCTGTCGGGCATCTCGAAGCGCGTCCCTGCCGGCCACCGCGCGGTCTCGGTCGAGGCGCTCGTCCCCACCGGGATGGCCCGCGGCGACGAGGTGGTCGTCCTCGCCGACGACGTCGCCGTCGAGGGGACCGTCATCGCCGCGCGGTCCGGCGAGAAGAAGCCGGAGCAGCCGGCGGCCGACGGCGGGACGACCGACAAGGCGGCGCTTCCCCCGGTGGTCACGGCGGCGCCGACGACGACCGGCGGCGAGGGGCGCGTCACCGTCGCGGTCCCCCGGAAGGACGCCGAGACGCTGCTCGGCGTCCGCCGGGGGAAGGTCGTCGTGACCGCCCGCGGCACCCACCGCGAGTTCGAACTGGTATCGCTGCTCCGGCGGGCCGGCAAGCGGTTCCGGAAGCGGACGATCCGGCCGAACGGCCCGCTCGACGGGACGACCCTCGGCGAGGCGAACCTGCGGACGACCTACGGCGTCGCGGTGCTGGCGGTGAAGCGGCCCGACGGCTGGGTGGTCGCCCCGCGCGGGGGCACGGAACTCCACGCCGGCGACGAACTGTTCGCCGTCGGGACGAGCGACGCCCTCGAGGCCTTCGAGGAGGTGGCCGCGTGA